A single window of Asticcacaulis sp. AND118 DNA harbors:
- a CDS encoding 2OG-Fe(II) oxygenase, with the protein MSTLAREAGDYINLGGRRLDFSDVLNHELMSDKSVAQLSETLRNNSPYPHLVVDGLFSPILLEEMNAEFDRLKWNNWRSIQGREEVKRGTLPNTRFGLATDLYFQTIYSGVFVDFVKRLTRVDGLIGDPELYNGGLHEIPSGGFFKLHTDFTHHPTTGLNNRLVVITYLNEGWKYDYGGRLELWDPDLQQRVQEVVPVMGRTIFLFQTRRSLHGHPNPVTAPDGRTRRSAAAYFYSNGIKDGDETMSLKTEFFNGESRSFRTENERFRSQQRVRQFVPPIVFELVRQFRRQNV; encoded by the coding sequence ATGTCCACTTTGGCACGGGAAGCCGGCGACTATATCAATCTGGGCGGACGTCGCCTGGACTTCAGCGACGTCCTCAATCACGAGCTTATGAGCGATAAATCGGTCGCGCAACTTAGTGAAACGCTGCGTAACAACTCGCCTTACCCGCATCTGGTGGTCGATGGTCTGTTCTCGCCGATCCTGCTGGAAGAAATGAACGCGGAATTCGACCGGTTAAAGTGGAATAACTGGCGCTCCATACAGGGGCGCGAAGAAGTCAAGCGCGGCACCCTGCCCAATACCCGCTTCGGTCTGGCCACCGATCTTTATTTTCAGACCATCTATTCGGGCGTCTTCGTCGATTTCGTCAAGCGCCTGACGCGCGTCGACGGTCTGATCGGCGATCCGGAACTGTATAATGGGGGGCTGCATGAAATTCCGTCGGGCGGTTTCTTCAAACTGCATACCGATTTTACGCATCACCCGACGACAGGCCTCAATAATCGCCTGGTGGTGATCACCTATCTGAACGAAGGCTGGAAATACGATTACGGCGGGCGTCTGGAACTTTGGGATCCCGACCTGCAACAGCGCGTGCAGGAAGTCGTACCGGTCATGGGCCGCACCATCTTCCTGTTTCAGACGCGCCGCAGCCTGCACGGCCACCCCAATCCGGTCACGGCGCCCGACGGTCGCACGCGCCGTTCCGCGGCTGCCTACTTCTACAGCAACGGCATCAAGGATGGCGACGAAACCATGTCGTTGAAGACGGAGTTCTTTAACGGTGAAAGCCGCAGCTTCCGTACGGAAAACGAGCGCTTTCGCTCGCAGCAGCGCGTGCGTCAGTTTGTGCCGCCGATCGTGTTTGAACTGGTGCGTCAGTTCCGCCGGCAAAACGTATAA
- a CDS encoding glycosyltransferase family 4 protein produces MTLADMAPTRPSRTIMMVNQLYPPMQVGGAEKSVSLLAEAMVRAGHRVVAVTLGMGNEREDEERNGVTVVRLPLDNLFWAFDNTNKESAPKRMAWHVLDMWNLKAAKRFAAIVEEFRPDVVHTNVLVGFSVAIWAELKKRNIPIIHTLRDYSMLCGRSTLFRHNHICETRCTDCQALTAVRKFRSDLVSAVASNSDYVIKQHLKHGYFKGRPASVIFNIADLSAKPAAADTPTDELVFGFIGQVNEEKGIGVVLEATRKMKRSNWRLKIAGRGPAEYIDGLKARYGDPRIEWLGFAKPEEFYTSIDTSLIASIWPEPLPRTLIESFAYGRSALCARSGGIPEIASIGKCVAEYDPFDSDTLAQLMDAAIDDMPRWKRAEPADPAFFAAFSEAEIVGRYSTLYEQAIADK; encoded by the coding sequence TTGACCCTCGCAGATATGGCCCCCACGCGCCCGTCTCGTACGATCATGATGGTGAACCAGTTGTACCCGCCCATGCAGGTCGGCGGCGCGGAAAAGTCCGTATCCTTACTGGCCGAGGCTATGGTGCGCGCGGGGCATCGGGTCGTCGCCGTCACACTGGGCATGGGGAATGAGCGGGAAGATGAAGAGCGCAATGGCGTCACCGTGGTGCGCCTGCCGCTCGACAATCTGTTCTGGGCCTTCGACAATACGAATAAGGAAAGCGCCCCGAAGCGCATGGCCTGGCATGTGTTGGACATGTGGAACCTGAAGGCCGCCAAACGCTTCGCCGCCATAGTGGAGGAATTTCGTCCCGATGTGGTGCACACCAATGTGCTGGTGGGTTTTTCGGTCGCCATCTGGGCGGAACTGAAAAAACGCAATATTCCGATCATTCATACGCTGCGCGACTATTCGATGCTGTGCGGCCGTTCGACCCTGTTCCGCCACAACCATATCTGTGAGACGCGCTGCACCGACTGTCAGGCCCTGACCGCCGTGCGCAAATTTCGTTCGGATCTGGTGAGCGCCGTGGCCTCGAACAGCGACTACGTCATCAAGCAGCATCTTAAACACGGCTATTTCAAAGGGCGTCCCGCCTCGGTCATCTTCAACATCGCCGACCTTTCGGCCAAGCCCGCAGCGGCGGATACACCGACCGATGAGTTAGTGTTCGGCTTTATCGGTCAGGTCAACGAAGAAAAGGGCATCGGCGTCGTTCTCGAAGCCACGCGCAAGATGAAGCGCTCAAACTGGCGGCTGAAGATCGCCGGACGCGGGCCGGCGGAGTATATCGACGGGTTAAAGGCCAGGTACGGCGATCCACGCATCGAATGGCTGGGCTTCGCCAAGCCCGAAGAATTCTATACCTCGATCGATACCTCGCTGATCGCCTCGATCTGGCCGGAACCCCTGCCCCGCACCCTGATCGAGAGCTTCGCCTATGGCCGCAGCGCCCTGTGCGCCCGCTCCGGCGGCATTCCGGAAATCGCCTCGATCGGCAAATGCGTGGCCGAATACGATCCGTTCGATTCCGATACGCTGGCGCAACTGATGGATGCTGCCATCGACGACATGCCCCGCTGGAAGCGCGCGGAGCCCGCCGATCCGGCCTTCTTCGCCGCGTTTTCCGAGGCGGAAATCGTAGGGCGATACAGTACGCTTTACGAACAGGCGATTGCAGATAAGTAA
- a CDS encoding metallophosphoesterase: protein MFGFKKKPKSFTNAEIDRLTYAIGDVHGMFDQFCGLMEKIRLDALSLKERPRVILLGDYVDRGPASSRVLEEIVRIQAYIAEGKGWCDLEVLIGNHEWAMMKFLAKGESMWLKYGGDTCATSYGVEIPFNMDFASTANEVREQLQARFPQRHRDLIGRMKLTFQAGDYLFVHAGVDPKVPLEEQGPDTFLWIRDDFLNAPKSCAYVVVHGHTPTPQPENKEWRIGVDTGTYQTGTLTAVRLRGRERDFLSIGYA, encoded by the coding sequence GTGTTCGGTTTCAAGAAAAAGCCCAAGTCCTTCACCAATGCCGAGATTGACCGGCTGACCTACGCCATCGGTGATGTGCACGGGATGTTCGACCAGTTCTGCGGCCTGATGGAAAAGATTCGCCTGGACGCCCTTTCGCTCAAGGAACGCCCGCGCGTGATCCTGCTGGGCGATTATGTCGACCGCGGCCCGGCTTCGTCGCGCGTGCTGGAAGAAATCGTGCGCATTCAGGCCTATATCGCCGAAGGCAAGGGCTGGTGCGATCTTGAGGTGCTGATCGGCAACCACGAATGGGCCATGATGAAGTTCCTCGCCAAGGGCGAGTCCATGTGGCTCAAATACGGGGGCGACACCTGCGCCACCTCCTATGGCGTCGAAATTCCTTTCAATATGGACTTCGCCTCGACCGCCAACGAGGTGCGCGAGCAACTGCAGGCGCGCTTTCCTCAGCGCCACCGCGATCTGATAGGCCGGATGAAGCTGACCTTTCAGGCGGGCGACTACCTGTTTGTCCATGCCGGCGTCGATCCCAAGGTGCCGCTGGAAGAGCAGGGACCCGACACCTTTCTGTGGATTCGCGATGACTTTCTCAATGCGCCGAAATCCTGCGCCTATGTGGTCGTGCACGGGCATACGCCGACGCCGCAACCGGAAAACAAGGAATGGCGCATCGGCGTCGATACCGGCACCTATCAGACCGGCACCCTGACCGCCGTGCGCCTCAGGGGCCGCGAGCGCGATTTCCTCAGTATCGGTTACGCGTAG
- a CDS encoding acyltransferase, whose product MQDTLHSQSLAASPAPRAPDVIRNLQILRFLAASLVLFEHAQYEGVTKAYLDAAHYKVVDFFFWPGGVDIFFVISGFIMYTIGRQSFGKPGAAGQFILRRIVRIVPSYWFFTALMVLAAFVLKDSVSHGAMSAADIVRSLLFIPYLNAYGTYYPVLSLGWTLNYEIFFYALFAAALAFPRSTGLRLIAGALCLIGLLGMAGWVTMPVVEFWFNSIVIEFAFGIGLGWLYQKGTRLPVWSGLGLFAIGVILVIVAKHFKLDITALDYRALWLGLPALMMAAGLVFIERPENNGPVMRALVFGGDMSFALYLSHPFAINITGLVFGRLGLTSIPLFIIAAMTVALIGAALFYLLFEKPVTAFLNARLRQNKTTQSIDIAGKVKS is encoded by the coding sequence TTGCAAGACACACTTCATTCGCAATCTCTCGCCGCCTCACCCGCTCCCCGTGCGCCGGACGTAATCCGTAACCTGCAGATTCTGCGTTTTCTTGCTGCGTCTCTGGTCCTGTTTGAGCATGCGCAGTACGAAGGCGTGACCAAGGCCTATCTGGATGCCGCGCATTATAAGGTCGTCGATTTCTTCTTCTGGCCCGGCGGCGTCGACATCTTCTTCGTCATCAGTGGCTTCATCATGTACACGATCGGCCGCCAATCCTTCGGCAAGCCAGGCGCGGCAGGTCAGTTCATCCTGCGGCGTATCGTACGCATCGTGCCGAGCTACTGGTTCTTCACCGCCCTGATGGTGCTGGCGGCCTTTGTCCTCAAGGACAGCGTCAGTCATGGGGCCATGTCGGCGGCCGATATCGTGCGCTCGCTCTTGTTCATTCCCTATCTCAACGCCTACGGCACCTATTATCCGGTCCTGTCGCTTGGCTGGACGCTGAACTATGAAATCTTCTTCTACGCCCTATTCGCCGCAGCTTTGGCCTTTCCCCGCAGCACCGGCCTGCGGCTGATAGCCGGCGCCCTGTGCCTGATCGGCCTCCTCGGTATGGCCGGCTGGGTGACAATGCCTGTGGTCGAATTCTGGTTCAATTCGATCGTCATCGAGTTCGCCTTCGGCATCGGCCTCGGCTGGCTGTATCAGAAAGGCACACGGTTACCGGTGTGGTCCGGACTGGGACTGTTCGCGATCGGCGTCATCCTCGTTATCGTCGCCAAGCATTTCAAGCTGGATATCACTGCGCTCGATTATCGCGCCCTCTGGCTGGGCCTGCCCGCCCTGATGATGGCGGCGGGGCTCGTCTTTATAGAGCGCCCTGAAAACAACGGTCCCGTCATGCGCGCGCTGGTTTTCGGCGGCGACATGTCCTTTGCCCTCTACCTGTCTCACCCCTTCGCCATCAATATTACGGGGCTGGTCTTCGGACGTCTCGGCTTGACCAGCATCCCGCTGTTCATCATTGCCGCCATGACCGTAGCCCTGATCGGTGCGGCCCTCTTCTATCTGCTGTTCGAAAAACCCGTCACGGCTTTTCTCAATGCACGTCTTCGCCAGAACAAAACTACACAATCCATTGATATAGCTGGAAAAGTGAAGTCCTGA
- a CDS encoding acyltransferase, with protein sequence MAAREHFYAIQILRAFAALLVVVFHMTSGTPKFLAAGVDIFFVISGFIIGKTDIGDSPLRFLTRRLLRIVPLYWAVTLALCLIAVLSGLSSQVQVNPEYLTKSLLFIPYVNQVGEVWPLLVPGWTLNYEILFYALFFIGLCFSRPKTFTLMVLPIIVLAGLFLRDNKVLTFITSPVILEFGSGVVLSIIYRQIPRVAGLPLLVVGLVLFFGSEFIAFGINDWQVLYTGVPAFMIVSGALTMTRHGAGPAWAKPLEFLGDASYSLYLTHGLVLSIGHRLLGDALWAKPVLLLMCVAAGALCYVLFERPVTKGLNGWVGRHLFRQTTPRP encoded by the coding sequence GTGGCGGCGCGTGAACATTTCTATGCCATTCAGATACTGAGAGCCTTCGCCGCCCTGCTGGTGGTGGTCTTTCACATGACGTCCGGAACGCCGAAGTTTCTGGCGGCGGGCGTGGACATCTTCTTCGTGATTTCAGGCTTCATCATCGGCAAGACCGATATCGGCGACTCGCCCCTGCGCTTTCTGACGCGGCGTCTTCTGCGCATCGTGCCCCTGTACTGGGCGGTAACCTTGGCGCTGTGCCTGATAGCGGTGCTGTCCGGTCTTTCGTCTCAGGTGCAGGTCAATCCGGAATATCTGACCAAGTCCCTGCTGTTCATCCCCTATGTCAATCAGGTGGGTGAGGTGTGGCCGCTGCTGGTGCCCGGCTGGACGCTGAACTACGAAATCCTCTTCTACGCTCTGTTTTTCATAGGATTGTGTTTTTCGCGGCCCAAGACCTTCACCCTGATGGTGTTGCCGATCATCGTGTTGGCCGGGCTGTTCCTGCGCGACAATAAGGTGCTGACCTTCATCACCTCGCCCGTCATCCTCGAATTCGGGTCGGGCGTCGTTTTGTCGATAATCTATCGCCAGATCCCGCGCGTGGCGGGTCTGCCGTTGCTGGTGGTCGGCCTGGTTTTGTTCTTCGGTTCGGAGTTCATCGCCTTCGGAATCAACGATTGGCAGGTTCTCTATACGGGGGTGCCAGCCTTCATGATCGTCTCAGGGGCGCTGACCATGACGCGCCACGGCGCAGGGCCGGCCTGGGCGAAACCGCTGGAGTTTCTCGGCGACGCTTCCTATTCGCTGTACCTGACGCACGGTCTCGTTCTGTCGATCGGCCACAGGCTGCTGGGTGACGCTCTGTGGGCCAAGCCGGTGCTGCTGCTGATGTGCGTAGCCGCAGGCGCGTTGTGCTACGTCCTGTTCGAACGGCCGGTGACGAAAGGCCTCAATGGCTGGGTCGGACGTCATCTGTTTCGTCAGACGACGCCCAGGCCCTGA
- a CDS encoding sugar transferase encodes MSDYVGLRDRGDAVARTSPGEFPSTRSHASGTRTVSHDSGGRYPVAHSLSKRLLDIVIASTALLFLLPSFLVVALLIKLESKGPVFFMQRRTGLNGKVFQIFKFRSMRVAEDGERVVQATRGDSRVTLIGRFIRKTSIDELPQLINVLKGDMSLVGPRPHALAHDTDFAARVPAYNGRFRARPGLTGLAAIRGYRGEIHSQSCIENRVDADNEYIQTWTIKSDIVIIFRTALMIVGDKNAY; translated from the coding sequence ATGTCAGATTATGTTGGATTGAGAGATCGCGGTGACGCGGTCGCCAGAACCTCCCCCGGCGAATTTCCGTCGACCCGGAGCCATGCTTCGGGCACCAGAACCGTTTCCCATGACAGCGGCGGGCGCTATCCGGTGGCCCACAGCCTGTCCAAGCGTCTGCTCGACATCGTCATCGCCTCCACAGCTCTGCTGTTCCTGCTACCGTCCTTCCTCGTGGTCGCCCTGCTGATCAAGCTGGAATCCAAGGGCCCGGTCTTCTTCATGCAGCGCCGCACCGGCCTGAACGGCAAGGTGTTCCAGATTTTCAAATTCCGCAGCATGCGCGTCGCCGAGGACGGTGAACGCGTGGTTCAGGCGACGCGTGGCGACTCGCGCGTCACCCTGATCGGTCGCTTCATCCGCAAAACCAGCATCGACGAACTGCCGCAACTCATCAACGTGCTGAAAGGCGATATGTCGCTAGTTGGGCCACGCCCGCACGCTCTGGCGCACGACACCGATTTCGCCGCCCGTGTGCCGGCCTATAATGGTCGTTTCCGCGCCCGTCCGGGCCTGACCGGTCTGGCTGCCATCCGCGGCTATCGCGGCGAGATCCACAGCCAGTCCTGCATCGAAAACCGCGTCGACGCCGACAACGAATATATCCAGACCTGGACGATCAAGAGCGACATCGTCATCATCTTCAGGACCGCCCTGATGATCGTCGGCGACAAGAACGCCTACTAG
- a CDS encoding DUF1501 domain-containing protein, with the protein MMINKSQDLTRRTVFERMGKLAIVGGAAPFALNLAALGEAAAFSGGDYKAIVCIFMHGGNDQSSTLIPYDPANYDRYSELRGGGAGQTAGGIAYARADLANTVLNTSQTLTDDQKLALAPQLTSLRSLWNSGRLAMQLNVGPLIQPTTLAQYQSTNRTANPLPPRLFSHNDQASVWQSLGAEGSTTGWAGRLGDLALSDNNNSLMTCISAAGNAVMLSGDTALQYQINTTGAIPVNGLKSNLFGSQACSEALNTLINQSSGHVFEAEYNRVLKRSIAWEGTVSGALNAAPVANAFAQTSSSNTLATQLKIVARLIAARANLGIKRQVFFVQHGGYDTHDGTNNIHPKQMQQLNEAMLAFYTATVEMGVSEKVTTFTASDFGRTLSSNGTGTDHGWGSHHFLMGGAVNGGRFYGTAPKISITSDDQVGQGRLLPTTSVDQYAATLARWFGASSSEIASIFPNIGRFSTANLGFMA; encoded by the coding sequence ATGATGATCAACAAGTCTCAGGACCTGACCCGACGCACCGTGTTTGAACGCATGGGCAAGCTGGCCATTGTCGGCGGCGCGGCACCCTTCGCGCTCAACCTCGCCGCCCTCGGCGAAGCCGCGGCCTTCTCTGGCGGCGATTACAAGGCGATTGTGTGCATCTTCATGCACGGCGGCAATGACCAGAGCAGCACCCTGATCCCCTACGACCCGGCCAATTACGACCGCTACAGCGAACTGCGCGGCGGCGGCGCGGGTCAGACGGCGGGCGGCATCGCCTATGCCCGCGCCGATCTGGCCAACACCGTGCTGAACACCAGCCAGACCCTGACCGACGATCAGAAACTGGCGCTTGCGCCGCAACTGACCTCGCTGAGAAGCCTGTGGAATTCGGGGCGTCTGGCCATGCAACTCAATGTCGGCCCGCTGATCCAGCCGACGACGCTGGCGCAGTATCAAAGCACCAACCGCACGGCCAATCCGCTGCCGCCGCGCCTGTTCTCGCACAACGATCAGGCCTCGGTATGGCAGTCGCTGGGCGCCGAAGGCTCGACGACGGGCTGGGCCGGCCGTCTGGGCGACCTGGCCCTGTCGGACAACAACAACAGCCTGATGACCTGCATCTCGGCCGCCGGTAACGCGGTCATGCTGTCGGGCGATACGGCGCTGCAGTACCAGATCAACACCACGGGGGCGATCCCGGTCAACGGTCTGAAGTCGAATCTCTTCGGCTCTCAGGCCTGCTCGGAAGCGCTCAACACCCTGATCAATCAGTCGAGCGGCCACGTCTTCGAAGCCGAGTACAACCGCGTGCTCAAGCGCTCGATCGCCTGGGAAGGCACGGTCAGCGGCGCGCTGAACGCCGCCCCGGTCGCCAACGCCTTCGCCCAGACCAGCAGCAGCAATACGCTGGCGACCCAGTTGAAGATCGTCGCGCGTCTGATCGCGGCGCGCGCCAATCTGGGCATCAAGCGTCAGGTCTTCTTCGTCCAGCACGGCGGCTACGACACGCACGACGGCACGAACAACATCCATCCGAAGCAGATGCAGCAGTTGAACGAGGCCATGCTGGCCTTCTACACGGCGACGGTGGAAATGGGCGTATCGGAAAAGGTTACGACCTTTACGGCGTCGGACTTCGGTCGCACCCTGTCCTCAAACGGCACCGGCACCGACCACGGCTGGGGTTCGCACCACTTCCTGATGGGCGGCGCGGTCAATGGCGGCCGCTTCTACGGCACCGCGCCGAAGATCTCGATCACCAGCGACGATCAGGTCGGTCAGGGCCGCCTGTTGCCGACGACCTCGGTCGATCAGTACGCGGCAACTCTGGCGCGCTGGTTCGGGGCCTCGTCTTCGGAAATCGCCAGCATCTTCCCCAATATTGGCCGCTTCTCCACGGCGAACCTGGGCTTTATGGCGTAA
- a CDS encoding DUF1800 family protein: MAAPLAACGGGGGGGGGSTPSSAPVGAAPATPAPVSISDVEAARFLLQAQFSATDDEIAAVKSQGLSGWLNTQYNGAISTPLWDWLQSNGYNAITTDRYYFSNRPGENGVWNQLISSSDQMRKRIALALSEHFVAPINVSNSWPSAILAGYWDMLNTHAFGNFRQLMEAVTLNVQMGLFLNTAGSRKSNSQGRRPDENYSREIMQLFTLGLVQLNLDGTPKTDSAGRTLDTYTQSDVENLAHVFSGYSFDLTGITETTPAWETVAIRDPAYARKPMAVDVNGHSYVAVTFHGTSIAANTPADVALKTALDTLFNHPNVGPFFATAMIKRLVTSNPSPAYVQRVATAFNDNGSGVRGDLKAVWTAILTDSEARATMTATSGKLREPMIRFIQWARMAEVTSSNGAWNIGDLSQAQNLGQSPLRSASVFNFFRPGYVPPNTEIANRNLVAPEFQIVNESTTAGYLNFMLTSVRSGVQDVKPHYTALLPKASDPAALMAALNLRMTANQLSSNTVSVIQNAIGTLPAGSDSEKLTRIQAAVYLVLASSEYLIQK; the protein is encoded by the coding sequence TTGGCCGCTCCCCTCGCCGCCTGCGGCGGTGGTGGAGGCGGTGGCGGGGGCTCCACACCCTCGTCCGCACCGGTCGGCGCAGCCCCGGCAACGCCTGCTCCCGTATCCATCAGCGATGTCGAAGCCGCGCGCTTCCTGCTTCAGGCCCAGTTCTCGGCTACGGATGACGAGATTGCCGCCGTGAAGAGCCAGGGCCTGTCCGGTTGGCTGAATACCCAGTACAATGGCGCGATCTCCACGCCGCTGTGGGACTGGCTGCAAAGCAACGGCTATAACGCCATCACCACGGATCGCTACTATTTCAGCAACCGTCCGGGCGAAAACGGCGTTTGGAACCAGTTGATCAGTTCTTCCGACCAGATGCGCAAACGCATAGCGCTGGCCCTGTCGGAACACTTCGTCGCCCCCATCAATGTCAGCAACAGTTGGCCCAGCGCCATTCTCGCCGGCTACTGGGACATGCTCAATACACACGCCTTCGGCAACTTCCGTCAACTGATGGAAGCGGTAACCCTGAACGTGCAGATGGGCCTGTTCCTCAATACCGCGGGCAGCCGCAAGTCGAACAGCCAGGGCCGCCGCCCCGACGAAAACTACTCGCGTGAAATCATGCAGTTGTTTACGCTGGGACTGGTTCAACTCAATCTGGACGGCACGCCCAAGACCGACAGCGCCGGCCGCACGCTCGACACCTATACCCAGTCGGACGTCGAAAACCTCGCCCACGTCTTCAGCGGCTACAGCTTCGACCTCACCGGCATCACGGAAACCACGCCGGCGTGGGAAACGGTCGCTATCCGCGATCCGGCCTATGCCCGCAAACCGATGGCGGTCGATGTCAACGGCCACTCCTACGTTGCTGTCACCTTCCACGGCACCAGCATCGCCGCCAACACCCCGGCGGATGTGGCTCTGAAGACGGCGCTCGACACCCTGTTCAACCACCCGAACGTCGGACCGTTCTTCGCCACGGCGATGATCAAGCGTCTGGTCACCTCCAACCCCAGCCCGGCCTATGTGCAGCGCGTCGCCACCGCCTTCAACGACAATGGTTCGGGCGTGCGCGGCGACCTGAAAGCCGTGTGGACCGCCATCCTGACCGACAGCGAGGCCAGGGCCACGATGACCGCCACCAGCGGCAAGCTGCGCGAGCCGATGATCCGCTTTATCCAGTGGGCGCGCATGGCCGAGGTCACCTCCTCGAACGGTGCGTGGAATATCGGCGACCTGTCGCAGGCGCAGAACCTGGGCCAGAGCCCGCTGCGCTCGGCTTCGGTGTTCAACTTCTTCCGTCCCGGCTACGTGCCCCCCAATACGGAAATCGCCAACCGCAATCTGGTCGCCCCGGAATTCCAGATCGTCAATGAATCGACGACCGCCGGCTATCTCAACTTCATGCTGACCTCGGTCAGGTCCGGCGTGCAGGACGTCAAGCCGCATTACACGGCCCTGCTGCCCAAGGCGTCCGATCCCGCCGCGCTGATGGCGGCGCTCAACCTGCGCATGACGGCCAATCAATTATCGTCCAACACGGTGAGCGTCATCCAGAACGCGATCGGCACGCTCCCCGCCGGTTCCGACAGCGAAAAGCTGACGCGCATTCAGGCGGCCGTCTATCTCGTGCTCGCCAGCTCCGAATATCTGATCCAGAAGTAG